One Malania oleifera isolate guangnan ecotype guangnan chromosome 9, ASM2987363v1, whole genome shotgun sequence DNA segment encodes these proteins:
- the LOC131163364 gene encoding uncharacterized protein LOC131163364: MSAVVVQHHIRMDLERLGVELVKGDHQTIVANMSEQGADFNISDDGTLRFRSRTHDVFHVSMLKKYVSDPSHVISYEALELGGTLSYDEVPIQILDHKKQELRTKKIPLVKVLRRNHAVEEALWELEEEMRQKYLHLFSGPNIS, translated from the exons ATGTCAGCAGTGGTGGTGCAGCAtcatatcagaatggatttggaaagacttgggGTAGAGCTTGTAAAGGGTGATCACCAGACAATTGTTGCCAATATG AGCGAACAGGGAGCTGATTTCAATATATCTGATGATGGAACTCTGAGGTTCCGTAGCAG AacccacgacgtattccatgtatctatgttgaagaAGTATGTttcagatccctcccacgtgattagttatgaggcactggagttaGGTGGTACCTTATCCTACGATGAAGTACCCATTCAGATTTTAGATCATAAAAAACAGGAATTACGCACAAAGAAAATCCCACTGGTAAAGGTACTTCGGAGGaaccatgcagttgaggaggctttgTGGGAATTAGAAGAGGAAATGCGACAGAAGTACCTGCATCTATTTAGTGGGCCCAACATTAGTTAG